AAACAGCATTCTGTCAAAGCTGTGCATGCACAAAGCAGAGACCTCACTTACTTTATCCCGTGGGATGTTGCTAAACCCTCTGTGTCCCAAAATCTGAAGAGAGGAAACCAGGGAGTAGGCTGTGAATCCATAAAAGGAGGTTTTTGTTCCAACATCTTTTTCATAACCCTTGATTACAGCCCCGCTCACCCTGGCCAAGGAAATCAAACAGAGGAGCAGAGTTAGGTGACCACTGAAACCCCTTACATTTACATTCCTAATAGGAAAAGACAGTGTTAGCCTGGAGGAAGGGAAGACTAGGCCCATTCTGATTGGCACCCTGATCTGCAGGAGAGCCCCTGCTGTGGAGATGGCTCTTTATGGCTCATTTGTGACCACAGGCTTTGGATATTTAGTAactttctaattatttttggACTTTTTATCTCCTGGAATCCATCATTTTGGCACTTGGAAATGAGTGGAACACTAGAAGAGATGAAGTGACAGCCACAGTTAGGGGCTAGCCACAATAAGCTGGCTGTGCATCTGCTGAGAAGGGAGGCTGCCTTACCTGAAGACATAGTCATGGGAGTCAATCTCCTGGCCCATCCCAGAGTTATTCAGTATTCCTCCATTCCCCACGACAGCACAGCTGATGCATGTGGGCACACTGCTGTCACggctggccaggagcagctgctggtgggGCTTTGGGGGCAGCAGGGATATGACCTCCTTTACCACTGTGAAGCAAACACAGTGGAGAGTTATCAAGAGCCGTTGGGATGGACACAGTGAAACCACCAGAGTTTCCACCGTGAGATCCTCCTAGACTGATGCCTTTGATGGGGAGATGCTGCAAACCTCCAGTTACTCAGCATAAGGTTCCGGTTAGGAGTCCCATCCTGGCAAGCCCTGACGGACTCACATGAATAATTCAGGTCCATGAAGCCATAGGGGGGTATAAAATGCTCCAGGCGGTTCCATTCACTGTCATTGAAGTACCTCTTGTCTATGAAGAGTGTGATGTTGGGCAGGAAAAGATCCCGAAGCCAGTCAGACTTGGCAGCCCTGGCCCTCACTGATTCAGAGCAGgtcttgaaaaacaaaaaggaaacaggaaCAACTGATGAGCAGAGGAGATAAACCTGAGTGCCAGTGCTTGTGTGCATGTCTGTGGCAGGGCCAAATAGAAACACAGAAACTCCAGTGGTACCTCATCCATTCCCCTCATAATCCCCATCACCAGGAACAGGAAGCACAATTTTAGTGCTACATCCATAAATAGCTGGTGAAAAGTCACCTACAAGGGAGCCAGGATGACTCCAAGTCTCTGAGACTTTCTTCTTCAGAGCAACAGGCCTGTCATGCTTAAATGTTTTACTGGCTTTGGGCCTCATTAGCTGATGCAAATTAACATTTGTAATAGGTCTAACCTAAATGCATAAAAAAAAGCTGTAAGCACTAAGAATATGCTACAATAATATATACATGCTATAATGAGCAGTCCCTGTTGGCAACCTCACAAGGTCCTGATAGTGCACCCGAGGAAACATTGATGAACAAATGAAATCAGATCACCACTGCCATTCCCTTTAAACGAAAGAAAAAATGTGCAACAACTTGTTCAATGTCCTAAATAAATCAGTGAAATGTGCATCTGAGAAGGGAATCCAATCCAGCTTATCCTACAAGGTGGGGGTCTCACTGAGGCTGTGTGTGCAGATGGAAAGCAAATAGTTCCACTACACTGAATGTTCTGCTGAGTCAGTTTGAGCTCTACTTTCTCAGACACCTTCCCCAAACACCTACTGAAAGACAAAACAGAGACCAAATGGACCCTCATGCCCAGCTCAATTCCCCAGCTAGCCTTGCTGAGTGCtccatggctgggctgggctctctgCAGTGGATGAGGGTGACAACCCTGTAACAGCCTGAGGAGACAGCCCTCATTCTGCCTGTCACCACAGGAGCACACCAAGGACAACACTGTCAAGGGTTTCATGGTGACAATCATTTCAGTCACAGCATATTTCATGTCCAGAAACAGGGACATTCCCTTCTGTTCAAGCAGGTACTGTCTTGGTACCTCTTGTGTCTCCAGAGCTAGACTGGATCAGCACCAGAGGAACAAGGGAAAACTCTCATCATGTAGGGAATTAAGGAGGGGGGAGTTTCTACTGATTCCCTCTCTGCAGAATTACAGATCAGGTTTGGGAAGGAGACACAGCATGTGAGAAGGTGACCCACCTGTTCCAAGCCTTCCAGAAACAGAGGTGCCAGGGAAAACTGTTCTGGGTAAGCTTTACAAAGAGTTACCAGCATAGGATGGGGGACAGAGACAGTGTGAGGCACCACAACCTGTCCCATCTGCTTGCTGAGAACTCTGCTGTAGTTTACTTCCTTTCCTAAAGGCCCTGTTCCTGGACATTAGTAGTTTCGAGTTGCTCAAATTTAATTAACCTGCGTCTTCATGTGAATGCAGATGTTGTATATAGAGGTCTTCCTGTCTGGGTCCCACCAGCACCTGTATATATCAGTGAGTGACCTACCAGCTCTGAAATCATCCTCAGCTGCAAAAGGCACACATGCCCAGGGGCCAGCAGACAAAGAGGTCAATGGGGAAGCACCATTCTTGGTGACCATCTGCACCATCCCACCTACCGAGGGTGGGGATGAGTTATCCAGCAGGTACttgtcctcaaaatcccagtgTGGCTCAGATTTGAAGTTAGCAGCACTCAGTTTCCTCTTCTGTGTCACTGCAGTAGCCTGAGGAACAGGTCTTACAGGTTTCATTGATGCTTTGGGTTTTGCTTGGTCTTTGGACGTGTTGTTCTCATGTGCTCCCTTCATCCCAGAGTATGGTTTCACTGTTGCCTTCTCCAtgcctcccttctccctgggacgTGGTTTCACTGTTGTCTTTTCCTTGGCTTCTTCCACCTGTGGAGCTGGCCTCACTGTTGTTTTCCCCTTGTTTCCCGGCACCATAGGGGTTGCTTTCACTGTTGTCTTCTTGATTCCCTCCAACTGGGGTGGTGGTTTCACAGCCATGTTCTCCTTGGCTTCCTTAATGCTCGTAACTGGTTTCATtgttttttcctgctcctcctttcctttccatctTGGTGTCTTCTCCACCACATCTTTGAGTCTTGTGATGTGTCCTCCCAAAGTCACCTTTAAAATGTTCCTGGAGTTCCCATTATCTGAACAGTTCAAACCCTGTTGCTTTTGGGTGTCCAGTTGTTGTGTATCTGGGGCATGTCGGAAAATGTTCAGTTTCCTGAATGAAATCAAAGGAAAAGTAGATACATCACACACGCTTAACACTGAACACCCTTCAGCCCATTTATAATGCTCTTGACTCTGAGCCTCTCTCTGTGCTTTAgagcaatttaattttaaactttgCCAACATGTTATTCAACTTCCTACACCATTCTAGCCTGAATATTGCTTATCTCCCCACTAAGCAAATCCCAGAGGCACACATTCTCTCCTCAGCACTTGGCACATGAAACATTCACACTGGCAGTAGCAGCCAACCAGTACAGCCCAGCTTTGCCACGCACTGGGCAGgccccctggcagtgtccccagagcacTGCGGGGTTGGTTTGGAGATCCTGGGCTCCGGGCATGGCACACACCATGGAGGCAGCCATCTGCCTCTCtcctctgccagcagagccctATGCTTCAGCAACAGAGCATGAAGACCTTCCAGAATTCAGGAAGGGAAGTCTAAGAAGAAGTGAAACTCATTTCTTTACCCTACATCACCTCTTGAGCTTTAGGGGCCACAAGGCacttctttctctcctcctccacaTTGGTCAGGTAATGCAAGGGCATCATACAGCACTCACCAGGCACATGTATCTGAAGGCAGACACTGTGAAGctattaaaatgtaaaatctcTACATTTTTAGCATTTGCCTCTAATATTGCAGCTGTCCTGTTGCCTGATTCAGAGGCACAGGCAGGTACAAGGTTATCACAGGAGGCCACATCTGCTGACAGCAGAAGAGCCACTTGCAACAAGACCGAGCtgaaacccagaaaaaaaaaaatcaaggcagaagtggtaGGGTTTTGTCCTAAACATTCCCTCTTCTCTGCACAAGGCTGGAGGGtagaacaggaaaaaggaaggtGAACAATATCTGCAGCTGAGCTTTTATGTACAGCAAAGCTTTTCAGGATAAACCAGCATGGTTGTGGCAGCCTGATTCCACACTCATGTTCAGCCGTTGCATGACGCACTCGTTTCGGAATGCTGTGGATTGCTTCCGAAGTGATAAATGGGAGAAAAAGCAC
This window of the Poecile atricapillus isolate bPoeAtr1 chromosome 17, bPoeAtr1.hap1, whole genome shotgun sequence genome carries:
- the ST6GALNAC1 gene encoding alpha-N-acetylgalactosaminide alpha-2,6-sialyltransferase 1 translates to MRCARIRLPKIAKALICLVVVTQFCLFVVSSSSLFDLVKTKIFRKLNIFRHAPDTQQLDTQKQQGLNCSDNGNSRNILKVTLGGHITRLKDVVEKTPRWKGKEEQEKTMKPVTSIKEAKENMAVKPPPQLEGIKKTTVKATPMVPGNKGKTTVRPAPQVEEAKEKTTVKPRPREKGGMEKATVKPYSGMKGAHENNTSKDQAKPKASMKPVRPVPQATAVTQKRKLSAANFKSEPHWDFEDKYLLDNSSPPSTCSESVRARAAKSDWLRDLFLPNITLFIDKRYFNDSEWNRLEHFIPPYGFMDLNYSLVKEVISLLPPKPHQQLLLASRDSSVPTCISCAVVGNGGILNNSGMGQEIDSHDYVFRVSGAVIKGYEKDVGTKTSFYGFTAYSLVSSLQILGHRGFSNIPRDKHVRYIHFLETARDYEWLDALLFNKDIRKGFLNLSGQKPRQKFDKDFTMDKYLVVHPDFLRYMKNRFLKSKNLEKHYWRLYRPTTGAFLLLTALHLCDRVSAYGYITEGHERYSDHYYDKDRKRLIFYINHDFNLEKQVWKRLHDENIMKLYQRT